A region from the Enterobacter roggenkampii genome encodes:
- the mtnK gene encoding S-methyl-5-thioribose kinase — protein sequence MSQYRTFTAQDAVEYARQFGGLDDPSSLVEAQEVGDGNLNLVFKIFDSAGVSRIIVKQALPYVRCVGESWPLTLDRARLEAQTLVEHYRHSPQHTVKIHHFDPELAVMVMEDLSSHRIWRGELIKNNYYPQAARQLGEYLAHALFHTSDFYLHPHKKKAQVAKFINPEMCEITEDLFFNDPYQIHERNSYPADLESDVAALRDDAQLKIAVAALKHRFFSQAEALLHGDIHSGSIFVADGSLKAIDAEFGYFGPMGFDVGTAIGNLLLNFCGLPGHLGIRDAAAAREQRLTDIQELWNTFAERFQALAHEKTRDAALSAPGYASAFLKKVWHDAIGFCGTELIRRSVGLSHVADIDTIQDEAMRHECLRHAITLGKALIVIADRIDSAEDLVARVRQYS from the coding sequence ATGTCGCAATACCGAACCTTTACCGCTCAGGACGCCGTGGAATATGCCAGGCAGTTTGGCGGCCTTGACGATCCTTCATCGCTGGTGGAGGCGCAGGAGGTAGGCGACGGCAACCTCAATCTGGTGTTCAAAATCTTCGACAGCGCGGGCGTGAGCCGCATCATCGTTAAGCAGGCGCTGCCCTACGTGCGCTGCGTCGGCGAGTCCTGGCCGCTGACGCTGGACCGCGCCCGTCTGGAGGCGCAAACCCTGGTCGAGCACTACCGGCACAGCCCGCAGCACACGGTGAAAATCCACCACTTTGACCCGGAACTGGCGGTAATGGTGATGGAAGATCTCTCCAGCCATCGCATCTGGCGCGGCGAGCTGATCAAAAATAATTATTACCCGCAGGCGGCGCGTCAGCTGGGTGAATACCTCGCGCACGCGCTGTTCCACACCAGCGATTTCTACCTGCACCCGCACAAGAAAAAAGCGCAGGTGGCGAAATTCATCAACCCGGAGATGTGCGAGATCACCGAAGATCTGTTCTTCAACGATCCGTACCAGATCCACGAACGCAACAGCTACCCGGCCGATCTGGAAAGTGACGTCGCCGCGCTGCGCGACGACGCCCAGCTGAAAATTGCCGTGGCCGCCCTGAAGCATCGCTTCTTTTCTCAGGCTGAGGCCCTGCTGCACGGGGATATCCACAGCGGCTCGATTTTTGTGGCCGACGGCAGCCTGAAGGCCATCGACGCCGAGTTCGGCTATTTCGGGCCGATGGGCTTTGATGTCGGCACCGCCATCGGCAACCTGCTGCTCAACTTCTGCGGCCTGCCGGGGCACCTGGGCATTCGCGATGCCGCCGCCGCCCGCGAGCAGCGCCTGACCGATATTCAGGAGCTGTGGAACACCTTCGCGGAACGCTTCCAGGCGCTGGCGCACGAGAAAACGCGCGACGCCGCGCTCAGCGCGCCGGGTTATGCCTCCGCGTTCCTGAAAAAGGTCTGGCATGATGCCATCGGCTTCTGCGGCACCGAGCTCATTCGCCGCAGCGTCGGGCTTTCCCACGTCGCGGATATCGACACCATTCAGGACGAGGCGATGCGCCACGAATGCCTTCGCCACGCGATAACGCTCGGCAAGGCGCTGATTGTGATTGCCGACCGTATCGACAGCGCGGAAGATCTGGTGGCGCGGGTGCGGCAGTACAGCTGA
- the mtnA gene encoding S-methyl-5-thioribose-1-phosphate isomerase: MQTLQTTSLRVADNQLFILDQQALPQEKRWLDASTVEALVGHIHALRVRGAPLIGLSASLLLALLAENGKSRDELAVALETLRASRPTAVNLMNNLDRMKRALWQEDFVPALVAEALRLIDEDKRLCDAIASAGSALVKPGSRLLTHCNTGGLATAGVGTALGVIARAHQEGNVSNVWVDETRPLLQGGRLTAWELGELGVPYQLITDSMAASLMAKGQVDAVWVGADRIAANGDVANKIGTYSLAVLAKFHGIPFYVAAPQTTLDPACPNGDAIPIEQRAASEVTGVAGSFGAVQWAPENAQVYNPAFDVTPASLISGWVLDTGVVTPEEVAEGKFA, encoded by the coding sequence ATGCAGACATTACAGACGACCAGCCTGCGGGTAGCGGATAATCAGCTCTTTATTCTCGACCAGCAGGCCCTTCCGCAGGAGAAACGCTGGCTGGATGCCTCAACGGTAGAGGCGCTGGTGGGGCATATTCACGCCCTGCGGGTGCGCGGCGCGCCGCTGATCGGACTCTCTGCAAGCCTGCTGCTGGCGCTGCTGGCGGAAAACGGCAAAAGCCGCGACGAGCTGGCGGTTGCGCTGGAAACCCTGCGCGCCTCCCGGCCGACGGCGGTGAACCTGATGAATAACCTCGACCGCATGAAGCGGGCGCTGTGGCAGGAAGATTTTGTTCCGGCGCTGGTGGCCGAAGCGCTGCGCCTGATTGACGAAGACAAACGACTTTGCGATGCGATTGCCAGCGCGGGCAGCGCGCTGGTGAAGCCCGGCAGCCGTCTGCTGACCCACTGCAACACCGGCGGGCTGGCAACGGCGGGCGTCGGCACCGCGCTGGGGGTGATTGCTCGCGCGCACCAGGAAGGCAACGTCAGCAACGTCTGGGTGGATGAAACCCGTCCGCTGCTGCAGGGAGGCAGGCTGACCGCGTGGGAACTTGGCGAGCTGGGCGTGCCGTATCAGCTCATCACCGATTCCATGGCCGCCAGCCTGATGGCGAAAGGGCAGGTCGACGCCGTGTGGGTAGGGGCAGATCGCATTGCCGCTAACGGCGATGTGGCGAATAAAATTGGCACCTACTCTCTGGCGGTGCTGGCGAAATTCCACGGTATTCCGTTCTACGTTGCCGCGCCGCAGACCACGCTCGACCCGGCCTGCCCGAACGGGGACGCGATCCCCATTGAGCAGCGCGCCGCCAGCGAAGTGACGGGCGTCGCCGGAAGCTTTGGCGCGGTGCAGTGGGCGCCGGAAAACGCTCAGGTCTACAACCCGGCGTTTGACGTGACGCCAGCCTCGCTGATTAGCGGCTGGGTGCTGGATACGGGTGTGGTCACGCCGGAAGAGGTTGCGGAAGGGAAATTTGCCTGA
- a CDS encoding SRPBCC family protein yields the protein MTLDPETDLKLERVVDAPRDLLWLCWTTPEHIKHFFIPAPHKVLDCDLDLRVGGRFNTVFEVEGQRMDNRGVFLEIDPAKKLVFTDGYTEGWKPAEKPFMTAILLLEDAGEGKTRYTAIARHPTKEIREQHEQMGFHEGWGIVLDQLVAYVKSLRPPLP from the coding sequence GTGACGCTCGACCCTGAAACAGACTTAAAACTGGAGCGCGTAGTGGACGCACCGCGCGACCTCCTGTGGCTCTGCTGGACTACGCCCGAACACATCAAACACTTCTTCATCCCTGCACCGCATAAGGTGCTCGACTGCGATCTCGATCTGCGCGTGGGCGGGCGGTTCAACACCGTGTTTGAGGTGGAGGGCCAGCGGATGGATAACCGGGGCGTGTTTCTTGAAATCGACCCGGCGAAAAAGCTGGTCTTTACCGACGGCTATACCGAAGGCTGGAAACCGGCCGAGAAGCCGTTTATGACGGCAATTTTGTTGCTGGAAGACGCCGGAGAGGGCAAAACCCGCTATACGGCGATTGCGCGCCACCCCACGAAGGAAATCCGCGAGCAGCATGAGCAGATGGGCTTCCACGAAGGGTGGGGGATAGTGCTGGATCAGCTGGTGGCGTATGTGAAGTCTCTTCGACCCCCTCTCCCTTGA
- a CDS encoding helix-turn-helix domain-containing protein — MRHQNWHPADIIAALKKHGTSLAALSRKAGLSSSTLANALSRPWPKGELLIAQALDIPPDVIWPERYFDEKGAPVFRQMRNTKKRNLSST, encoded by the coding sequence ATGCGTCATCAGAACTGGCATCCTGCCGATATCATTGCCGCACTAAAGAAACATGGAACAAGCCTGGCTGCGTTGTCCCGAAAGGCTGGCCTTTCCTCATCCACACTGGCAAACGCGCTTTCCCGACCATGGCCCAAAGGTGAATTGCTTATCGCTCAGGCGCTAGACATTCCACCCGATGTGATATGGCCGGAAAGATATTTTGATGAAAAAGGAGCGCCAGTATTTCGTCAGATGAGGAATACTAAAAAAAGAAATCTATCTTCGACTTGA
- a CDS encoding helix-turn-helix transcriptional regulator, producing the protein MASVYSDEYQRVINALKKARKEKGITQAQLAEALGKPQSFIAKVENGERRLDVVEFVHLARLVGADVQRIITSI; encoded by the coding sequence ATGGCCTCAGTTTATTCGGATGAATATCAGCGAGTTATCAATGCGTTGAAGAAAGCGCGTAAAGAGAAGGGCATTACTCAGGCGCAGCTTGCTGAGGCGCTGGGTAAACCACAATCGTTTATTGCAAAAGTGGAAAACGGTGAGCGTAGATTGGATGTGGTGGAGTTTGTGCATCTGGCGAGGTTGGTTGGCGCTGATGTGCAGAGGATCATCACCAGTATTTAA
- a CDS encoding 1,2-dihydroxy-3-keto-5-methylthiopentene dioxygenase — protein MSALTIYSDKDASQHQWHSTDAAEIAQQLNAKGVRFERWAADRDLGHDPAPEAVIAAYQHAIDKLVAEKGYQSWDVISLRADNPQKDALRAKFLNEHTHGEDEVRFFVEGAGLFCLHIGDEVYQVLCEKNDLISVPAGTPHWFDMGSEPNFTAIRIFDNPEGWVAQFTGNAIADAYPRLA, from the coding sequence ATGAGCGCATTGACCATTTATTCCGACAAAGACGCCAGTCAACACCAGTGGCACAGCACCGACGCCGCCGAGATTGCCCAACAGCTCAACGCGAAAGGCGTGCGGTTTGAACGCTGGGCGGCGGATCGCGATTTAGGACACGATCCCGCGCCTGAAGCCGTGATCGCGGCGTATCAACATGCGATCGACAAACTGGTGGCAGAGAAGGGTTACCAGAGCTGGGACGTGATCAGCCTGCGCGCCGACAATCCGCAGAAAGACGCGCTGCGCGCGAAGTTCCTGAACGAACACACCCACGGCGAAGACGAAGTACGCTTTTTCGTGGAAGGCGCGGGCTTGTTCTGCCTGCACATTGGCGATGAGGTGTATCAGGTGCTGTGCGAGAAAAACGACCTGATCTCCGTGCCCGCGGGCACGCCGCACTGGTTTGATATGGGCTCAGAGCCGAACTTTACGGCGATTCGTATTTTCGATAATCCGGAAGGCTGGGTGGCGCAGTTTACCGGTAACGCCATTGCGGATGCGTATCCGCGCCTCGCTTGA
- the mtnC gene encoding acireductone synthase, translated as MIRAIVTDIEGTTSDIRFVHDVLFPYARERLAAFVTAQQYAEPVKSILDNLRDEIANPHASVSELIDALFAFMDEDRKSTALKALQGIIWHDGYVNGDFTGHLYPDVLPALEKWKAQGIDLYVYSSGSVAAQKLLFGYSDEGDITHLFSGYFDTHIGAKREVQSYQNIAAQTGIAPSQILFLSDIHQELDAAEQAGFRTLQLIRGDDDGASHHHQVHQFDEINPEQIPS; from the coding sequence ATGATTCGCGCGATTGTGACGGATATTGAAGGGACCACCAGCGATATTCGTTTTGTCCATGATGTTTTGTTCCCCTACGCGCGTGAGCGACTGGCGGCCTTCGTGACCGCGCAGCAGTACGCCGAGCCGGTGAAATCCATTCTGGACAACCTGCGTGATGAAATCGCTAACCCACACGCCAGCGTCAGCGAACTTATCGACGCCCTGTTTGCCTTTATGGATGAAGACCGTAAATCCACGGCACTTAAAGCGCTGCAGGGGATCATCTGGCACGACGGCTACGTTAACGGCGACTTTACCGGCCATCTCTACCCGGACGTGCTCCCGGCGCTGGAAAAATGGAAAGCGCAAGGGATTGATCTCTATGTTTATTCCTCTGGCTCCGTCGCCGCGCAGAAACTGTTATTTGGCTACAGCGACGAAGGTGATATTACTCATTTGTTCAGCGGCTATTTCGACACCCACATCGGCGCCAAGCGCGAGGTGCAGTCTTATCAGAACATTGCGGCACAAACGGGCATCGCCCCGTCGCAGATCCTCTTCCTCTCCGATATTCATCAGGAGCTGGACGCGGCTGAACAGGCAGGTTTTCGTACCCTGCAGCTGATTCGCGGCGATGATGACGGCGCAAGCCACCACCATCAGGTCCACCAGTTTGACGAGATTAACCCGGAGCAGATCCCTTCATGA
- a CDS encoding methylthioribulose 1-phosphate dehydratase, producing MTDNLQLTHLVDACRWIGAKGWAPATGGNMSVRQDEHLCWLSESGKDKGSLTTDDFLQVEIATNRAPSGRKPSAETGLHTLIYRLFPEANAVLHVHTVNATVLSRLVKEAELTISGFEMQKSLTGQTTHLDTVAIPVFDNDQDIGALASRIAHYAQERPLNYGFLLRGHGLTCWGRDVAEARRHLEGLEFLFECEMRLRQLERV from the coding sequence ATGACAGACAACCTGCAACTCACGCATCTGGTCGACGCCTGCCGCTGGATCGGTGCCAAAGGCTGGGCGCCCGCTACCGGCGGTAACATGTCGGTGCGTCAGGACGAACATCTCTGCTGGCTCAGCGAATCCGGCAAGGACAAAGGTAGCCTCACAACCGATGACTTTCTGCAGGTGGAGATCGCCACCAACCGCGCGCCGTCCGGTCGCAAACCGTCGGCGGAGACCGGTCTGCACACGCTGATTTATCGCCTGTTCCCGGAAGCCAACGCCGTGCTGCACGTTCACACGGTTAACGCCACGGTGCTATCGCGTCTGGTCAAAGAGGCCGAGCTCACCATCAGCGGCTTTGAGATGCAAAAATCCCTCACCGGACAAACCACGCATCTGGACACGGTGGCTATCCCGGTCTTTGATAACGACCAGGATATCGGCGCCCTCGCCTCACGAATCGCCCATTACGCCCAGGAACGGCCGCTTAATTATGGTTTTCTTCTGCGCGGTCATGGCTTAACCTGCTGGGGACGCGACGTGGCCGAAGCCCGGCGTCATCTGGAAGGATTAGAGTTCTTATTTGAATGCGAAATGCGTTTACGACAACTGGAGAGAGTATGA
- a CDS encoding pyridoxal phosphate-dependent aminotransferase, with protein MSINALIPQSKLPNLGTTIFTQMSALAQQHNAINLSQGFPDFDGPAYLQARLAYHVAQGANQYAPMTGVQALREAIADKTAELYGYKPDANTDITVTAGATEALYAAITALVRAGDEVICFDPSYDSYAPAVELSGGVVKRVALQPPHFRPDWQAFAALLSDKTRLVILNTPHNPSATVWQKADFAALWQAIAEREIYVLSDEVYEHICFAEEGHASVLAHPQLRERAIAVSSFGKTYHMTGWKVGYCVAPAAISAELRKVHQYLTFAVNTPAQLALADMLRAEPAHYRELPHFYRERRDLFVAALSQSRLEILPSEGTYFLLADYSAISDLDDVSFCQWLTKEVGVAAIPLSVFCADPFPHKLIRLCFAKQESTLLAAAERLNTL; from the coding sequence ATGAGCATTAACGCCTTGATTCCGCAAAGTAAACTTCCCAACCTCGGTACCACCATCTTTACGCAGATGAGCGCCCTGGCGCAGCAGCACAACGCCATTAACCTTTCTCAGGGGTTCCCGGATTTCGACGGCCCGGCTTATCTGCAGGCGCGTCTGGCGTATCACGTGGCGCAGGGGGCGAATCAGTATGCGCCGATGACGGGCGTGCAGGCGCTGCGGGAAGCGATTGCCGACAAAACGGCGGAGCTGTATGGCTATAAGCCCGATGCGAACACCGACATTACGGTGACGGCAGGGGCAACCGAAGCGCTGTATGCGGCCATCACCGCACTGGTGCGCGCGGGGGATGAAGTCATCTGCTTTGATCCGAGCTACGACAGCTATGCGCCTGCGGTTGAACTCTCCGGCGGCGTGGTGAAACGCGTGGCGCTCCAGCCGCCGCATTTTCGCCCTGACTGGCAGGCGTTTGCTGCGCTGCTGAGTGACAAAACCCGTCTGGTGATCCTGAATACGCCGCATAACCCGTCGGCGACGGTGTGGCAAAAAGCCGATTTTGCCGCGCTGTGGCAGGCTATCGCCGAACGGGAAATTTACGTCCTGAGCGATGAAGTCTACGAGCACATCTGCTTTGCTGAGGAAGGGCATGCCAGCGTGCTGGCCCATCCGCAGCTTCGCGAGCGTGCTATCGCCGTCTCTTCGTTTGGTAAGACCTACCATATGACCGGCTGGAAGGTAGGGTACTGCGTGGCCCCGGCGGCCATCAGCGCTGAGCTGCGCAAAGTGCATCAGTACCTGACGTTTGCCGTGAACACGCCGGCTCAGCTGGCGCTGGCGGATATGCTGCGCGCGGAACCCGCGCATTACCGCGAGCTGCCGCACTTCTATCGTGAACGTCGGGATCTGTTTGTGGCGGCGCTGAGCCAAAGCCGCCTGGAAATTTTGCCGTCTGAAGGAACCTATTTCCTGCTCGCCGACTACAGCGCGATTTCCGATCTGGACGACGTCAGCTTTTGCCAGTGGCTGACGAAAGAGGTCGGCGTGGCCGCCATTCCATTGTCGGTGTTCTGCGCCGATCCCTTCCCGCACAAGCTGATCCGCCTGTGCTTTGCGAAGCAGGAATCGACGCTGCTGGCGGCGGCGGAGCGTTTGAACACGCTCTGA
- a CDS encoding IbrB-like domain-containing protein produces MRQRIITEIETYLQSLCEEDRITAINAFREAIHKNSPFREQPIDCVLWIKQDAIIANDYNPNNVAPPEKRLLSKSLELDGFTQPIVVTESEAHHYEIVDGFHRHEIGKSRAALKRQLRGYLPVTCLRQHRKDKHDRMAATIRHNRARGRHQINAMSDIVRELVQLGWNDERIGKELGMDSDEVLRLKQINGLLELFADRRYSEAWTVK; encoded by the coding sequence ATGCGACAAAGAATAATTACCGAGATCGAAACGTACCTTCAGTCACTTTGCGAGGAGGATCGGATTACTGCCATCAATGCCTTTCGCGAAGCGATCCATAAAAACAGCCCTTTTCGCGAGCAACCGATAGACTGCGTTCTCTGGATCAAACAGGACGCGATTATCGCTAACGACTACAACCCCAATAACGTTGCCCCTCCGGAAAAACGGCTGCTCAGCAAGTCGCTCGAACTCGATGGATTCACCCAACCTATTGTTGTGACGGAAAGTGAAGCCCATCACTACGAAATTGTGGATGGCTTTCATCGCCACGAAATCGGCAAAAGTCGGGCGGCGTTAAAGCGTCAGCTCAGGGGATATCTCCCCGTCACCTGCCTGCGCCAGCACCGGAAGGATAAACATGACCGTATGGCCGCCACGATTCGCCACAATCGGGCGCGGGGTCGGCATCAAATCAACGCCATGTCAGATATCGTGCGCGAACTGGTACAGCTCGGCTGGAATGATGAGCGAATAGGCAAAGAGCTGGGCATGGACAGCGATGAGGTGCTGCGCCTCAAGCAAATCAACGGTCTGCTGGAGCTGTTTGCAGACCGCCGTTACTCAGAAGCGTGGACGGTGAAATAA
- a CDS encoding phosphoadenosine phosphosulfate reductase: protein MSLYKYPLQLNVLEAAQERIGWTFATFSRICVSFSGGKDSTVMLHLTAQMARAQKRKISVLFIDWEAQFSCTIEHVNALREGYRDVIEHFYWVALPLTTQNSLSQYQPEWQCWAPDVRWVRQPPEGAITAADYFDFYQTGMTFEAFVRSFSDWFALHRPAAMLVGIRADESYNRFLTIANNRKHRFADDKPWTTTAPGGHAWYVYPLYDWKTADIWTWFAKSGSSYNPLYNLMFQAGVPPRYMRICEPFGPEQRQGLWLYHVLEPERWAAMCERVSGVRSGGFYAGQDNHFYGHRKILKPDHLGWRDYAMLLLNSMPQNTAEHYRNKIAIYLHWYQKRGMPDIPETQDGDIGAKDIPSWRRICKVLLNNDYWCRALSFSPNKPKHYQRYNERVKAKRKEWGILCDKE from the coding sequence ATGTCACTGTATAAATATCCCCTGCAGCTTAACGTGCTGGAGGCCGCGCAGGAGCGCATCGGCTGGACGTTCGCCACCTTTTCCCGCATCTGCGTCTCCTTCTCCGGCGGCAAAGACTCCACCGTCATGCTGCATCTCACCGCGCAAATGGCCCGGGCGCAAAAACGAAAAATCAGCGTGCTTTTTATTGACTGGGAAGCACAGTTCTCCTGCACCATTGAGCACGTTAATGCGCTGCGCGAAGGCTACCGGGACGTCATCGAGCACTTTTACTGGGTGGCGCTTCCGCTGACCACGCAAAATTCCCTTTCACAGTATCAGCCTGAATGGCAATGCTGGGCGCCGGACGTGCGCTGGGTGCGCCAGCCGCCGGAAGGCGCCATCACCGCTGCGGATTATTTTGATTTTTACCAGACGGGAATGACCTTTGAAGCCTTTGTCCGCTCGTTTTCCGACTGGTTTGCCCTGCACCGTCCGGCAGCCATGCTGGTGGGCATTCGCGCCGATGAATCCTATAACCGATTTTTGACCATCGCCAACAACCGCAAGCATCGCTTCGCGGACGATAAGCCCTGGACAACCACCGCGCCCGGCGGGCACGCGTGGTACGTCTATCCTCTTTACGACTGGAAAACCGCAGACATCTGGACATGGTTTGCAAAATCCGGAAGCAGCTATAACCCGCTCTACAACCTCATGTTTCAGGCGGGCGTCCCGCCGCGCTATATGCGCATCTGCGAGCCCTTCGGCCCGGAACAGCGCCAGGGACTCTGGCTCTATCACGTTCTCGAGCCCGAGCGCTGGGCCGCCATGTGCGAGCGCGTCAGCGGCGTGCGCAGCGGCGGCTTCTACGCCGGGCAGGACAACCACTTTTATGGCCACCGGAAAATCCTCAAACCCGATCACCTCGGCTGGCGCGACTACGCCATGCTCCTGCTGAACAGCATGCCGCAAAACACGGCTGAGCATTACCGCAATAAAATCGCGATCTATCTGCACTGGTATCAGAAGAGAGGCATGCCGGATATCCCCGAGACGCAGGACGGCGATATCGGCGCCAAAGACATCCCCTCATGGCGCCGTATTTGTAAGGTATTACTTAATAATGACTACTGGTGCAGGGCGCTGTCATTCAGCCCGAATAAACCTAAACATTATCAGCGCTACAACGAACGAGTGAAGGCGAAGCGCAAGGAGTGGGGCATTTTATGCGACAAAGAATAA
- the citR gene encoding DNA-binding transcriptional repressor CitR: MANLYDLKKFDLNLLVIFECIYQHLSISKAAETLYITPSAVSQSLQRLRAQLNDPLFIRSGKGITPTTVGINLHHHLEENLNSIEQTINILNNAQIKKSFVIYCPQIVAHGRFGGLLSSLLAEGNYDIEHNDVVLSPESAEDLLAYRKADLVFSFAPVNSRSIVCTRFMKFSIQVACSKDHPRLGDSATLEELSQEKFTLMRSQENGIKEFQLQSNILLPERNVCFRSDSLLSIMNIIGVSDLIGFVPTILFERYKDHLNLKSISLPFETPQLDVYMLYNRSALNSSVFSKFIEKIEAE, translated from the coding sequence ATGGCAAATCTTTACGACCTTAAAAAATTCGATCTTAATCTGTTAGTCATTTTTGAGTGCATTTATCAGCACCTTAGCATTAGCAAGGCAGCGGAAACACTCTACATCACGCCCTCAGCAGTGAGCCAGTCCCTGCAACGCCTGCGCGCGCAACTGAATGACCCGCTTTTTATTCGTTCGGGTAAAGGCATTACCCCGACGACAGTGGGGATCAATTTGCATCACCATCTGGAAGAAAACCTTAATAGCATTGAGCAAACCATTAATATCCTGAATAACGCGCAGATCAAAAAGAGCTTTGTCATCTACTGCCCGCAGATTGTGGCCCATGGGCGCTTCGGCGGCCTGCTAAGCTCTCTGCTTGCCGAAGGGAATTACGACATAGAACATAATGATGTGGTCTTATCCCCTGAGTCAGCCGAGGATTTGCTCGCCTACCGCAAGGCCGATCTGGTGTTTAGCTTTGCTCCGGTTAACAGTCGCTCTATCGTCTGTACCCGCTTTATGAAGTTTTCAATACAGGTGGCGTGCAGCAAAGATCACCCCCGCCTCGGCGATAGCGCAACGCTCGAGGAACTCAGCCAGGAAAAATTCACGCTGATGCGCAGTCAGGAGAATGGCATAAAAGAGTTCCAGCTGCAGTCAAACATTCTCCTTCCGGAACGCAATGTCTGTTTCCGCAGTGACTCACTGCTTTCGATTATGAATATTATTGGCGTGAGTGATTTAATAGGCTTTGTACCAACAATATTGTTTGAACGATATAAAGACCATCTCAACCTGAAGAGCATTTCCTTGCCTTTTGAGACTCCGCAATTAGATGTTTATATGCTTTACAATCGCTCAGCGCTAAACAGCAGCGTGTTTTCGAAATTCATTGAAAAAATCGAAGCAGAATAA
- the ahpC gene encoding alkyl hydroperoxide reductase subunit C — protein sequence MSLINTKIKPFKNQAFKNGEFIEVTEKDTEGRWSVFFFYPADFTFVCPTELGDVADHYDELQKLGVDVYSVSTDTHFTHKAWHSSSETIAKIKYAMIGDPTGALTRNFDNMREDEGLADRATFVVDPQGIIQAIEVTAEGIGRDASDLLRKVKAAQYVASHPGEVCPAKWKEGEATLAPSLDLVGKI from the coding sequence ATGTCTTTGATTAACACTAAAATTAAACCTTTCAAAAACCAGGCGTTCAAAAACGGTGAGTTCATCGAAGTAACCGAGAAAGATACCGAAGGTCGCTGGAGCGTCTTCTTCTTCTATCCGGCTGACTTCACCTTCGTTTGCCCGACCGAACTGGGCGACGTGGCTGACCATTACGACGAACTGCAGAAGCTGGGCGTAGACGTTTACTCTGTGTCTACCGATACCCACTTCACCCACAAAGCATGGCACAGCAGCTCTGAAACCATCGCCAAAATCAAATACGCGATGATCGGTGACCCGACTGGCGCCCTGACCCGTAACTTCGACAACATGCGTGAAGATGAAGGCCTGGCTGACCGTGCGACCTTCGTTGTTGACCCGCAGGGCATTATCCAGGCTATCGAAGTTACCGCTGAAGGTATCGGCCGTGATGCGTCTGACCTGCTGCGTAAAGTAAAAGCAGCGCAGTATGTCGCTTCTCACCCAGGCGAAGTGTGCCCGGCTAAATGGAAAGAAGGCGAAGCAACGCTGGCGCCATCTTTAGACCTGGTCGGCAAGATCTAA